From Cryobacterium sp. GrIS_2_6:
CCGTCGTAGCGTTCATTGCGGGCCGGGTCGTGGCTGACCTCGACGAGGAGCGCGCCCCGGGGTGCGAGCAGTTCTGCGCAGCGGGTCAGGAGCGCGGTCACGTCGCCGCCGATGCCGATGTTCCCGTCGACGAGGAGCGCGCCGGCCCAGCCGCCCTCGAGGGGCATCGGGTCGAAGACGCTGCGCTTGAGCACGCTGAGGCCGGCATCGACGGCGATCCGCACGGCGGTCGGCGAGACGTCGATTCCGAGCGCGGACAGGCCGCGGTCCATCGCGGCCCGCACCATCCGGCCGGGGCCGCAGCCGATGTCGAGGACGGGACCGGTCAGGCCGTCGAGCAGGCGCTGGTCGGTGTCATCGGCGTCGGCGCTCCACCGGGCGGCGTCCATGGTTGCGGCGGCGGTGAGGCCGCCGTCTCGGGATCGGCGGAGGTAGAGCACGTTGTCGGCGTTGCGGAGCGCGGCCGCATAGGGTTCCGCCCCGCCGGCGCCGAAGGTCGCGGGGGCGAGGTCGAGGGCGGATGCCCGCTCGCCGGGGAGGTTGTCGAGGCGATCGGGTTCGAGGATGTCCCGTTCGAGGAGGCCGGCGACCTGCACGTTCATGCGCGCACCGGAATTCCGGTGGCGACAGTGCCGGTCGCGGCGCGATCGGCGGGGCGGGCGTCAGTGCGGGCTGCCACAGCGTCGGGGAGCAGGGCGGCGAGGGTGCGGGCGAAGCGCCCGTCCGGAACCGTGGCGGCAACGGAGTGCGCGTCGGCGATCGTGTCGACATCGGTGAGCACGGGCAGGTGGCGCACCCGGAGGCCGGCCTCCTGCAGGCGATCGAGCTGCCGGGCCCCGGTGTCGTCCATCGACATCGCGACGCCGCGAATCAGGTCCCCGCGCTGGGAGTGACCGTTCCGGGAGTGACCGCGGCTTGACCCTCCGCGCGTCGCGGCGAGCGCGAGCGCCCAGAAGCCGCCGTCGTCCGCGAGGCCGAGCCAGGCATCCGTGTCGTCTGACCAGTCGGTGAAGACCGGCGCGAGCAGCTCGGTGGTCACCTGCGGGGTGTCCATGCCGATCAGGACGGTCGGTTCGTCGAGCCCGTCGAAGATGGCGGCGAGGCGCTCGTCGAGACTTCCGGCGACCTGGGGCAGGATCTCGAACTCCGCGGCCAGGCGCGGCGGGGTGACCCCGTCGAAGGCGAGGATGCGGCGCGAGGCCGGGAGGGCGAGCGCTGCGGTCAGGGTGTCGTCGAGGCTCGCGGCGGCGAGCTCGGCGGCCTGCTCGAAGGAGAGCGCCGGGTGCAGGCGGGTCTTGACCCGGCCGGGCAGGCACTCTTTGGCGATCACGACGAGGGCCGTCATTTCCGGGCCTCGCGCAGCAGGGCGGACATGTCACCGATCGCGGTCACGGTTCCGCGGATCGTTCCGGTCAGCTTGCTGCGACCGACCCGCGGCGAATAGGCGGTGTCGACCTCGCGGATGCTCCATCCCGCGTCGGACGCACGGAGGAACATCTCGAGCGGGTAACCGCTGCGTCGGTCCTGGAGGTCGAGGGACAGCAGCGCCGGGCGCCGGGCGGCCCGCATGGGGCCGAGGT
This genomic window contains:
- a CDS encoding methyltransferase domain-containing protein; translated protein: MNVQVAGLLERDILEPDRLDNLPGERASALDLAPATFGAGGAEPYAAALRNADNVLYLRRSRDGGLTAAATMDAARWSADADDTDQRLLDGLTGPVLDIGCGPGRMVRAAMDRGLSALGIDVSPTAVRIAVDAGLSVLKRSVFDPMPLEGGWAGALLVDGNIGIGGDVTALLTRCAELLAPRGALLVEVSHDPARNERYDGRLEDASGLLSDVFPWAEVGVDALAGHAADAGLRVAHDWRLDGRWFARLLHA
- a CDS encoding DUF2064 domain-containing protein; the protein is MTALVVIAKECLPGRVKTRLHPALSFEQAAELAAASLDDTLTAALALPASRRILAFDGVTPPRLAAEFEILPQVAGSLDERLAAIFDGLDEPTVLIGMDTPQVTTELLAPVFTDWSDDTDAWLGLADDGGFWALALAATRGGSSRGHSRNGHSQRGDLIRGVAMSMDDTGARQLDRLQEAGLRVRHLPVLTDVDTIADAHSVAATVPDGRFARTLAALLPDAVAARTDARPADRAATGTVATGIPVRA